One Desulfovibrio aminophilus DSM 12254 DNA segment encodes these proteins:
- the groL gene encoding chaperonin GroEL (60 kDa chaperone family; promotes refolding of misfolded polypeptides especially under stressful conditions; forms two stacked rings of heptamers to form a barrel-shaped 14mer; ends can be capped by GroES; misfolded proteins enter the barrel where they are refolded when GroES binds), with protein sequence MSAKTIHFDEKARSGLRKGVNALAEAVKVTLGPKGRNVVIEKSWGAPIITKDGVTVAKEIDLEDKFENMGAQMVKEVASKTNDVAGDGTTTATVLAQAIFNEGLKLVAAGRNPMSVKRGIDKAVEAVNAELDKISTPTRDRKEIAQVGAISANNDATIGQILSEAMDKVGKQGVITVEEAKSMETSLDVVEGMQFDRGYISPYFVTNPEKMACEFEDPYILISEKKISNMKDLLPVLEQVVRQAKPLVIVAEDVDGEALATLVVNKLRGTLKVCALKAPGFGDRRKAMLQDIAVVTGGKVVSEDLGIKLENITIADLGTAKRMVVEKESSTIVDGAGKKDAIQARIAQLEAEIKDTSSDYDREKLQERLAKMVGGVAVIKVGAATETEMKEKKARVEDALNATRAAVEEGIVPGGGTAYVRCVPALEKLKSVDDDEAAGVDIVRRAIEEPLRQIAGNAGFEGSVVVEKVRSGKGGFGFNAATGQYEDLIKAGIIDPKKVSRVALLNAASVASLLLTTECAVAEKPKEDDEKKK encoded by the coding sequence ATGTCCGCCAAGACCATTCATTTCGACGAGAAAGCCCGTTCGGGCCTGCGCAAGGGCGTGAACGCCCTGGCCGAGGCCGTGAAGGTCACCCTGGGCCCCAAGGGCCGCAACGTGGTCATCGAGAAGAGCTGGGGCGCGCCGATCATCACCAAGGACGGCGTGACCGTGGCCAAGGAGATCGACCTCGAGGACAAATTCGAGAACATGGGCGCCCAGATGGTCAAGGAGGTCGCCTCCAAGACCAACGACGTGGCCGGTGACGGCACCACCACCGCAACCGTCCTGGCCCAGGCCATCTTCAACGAAGGCCTCAAGCTCGTGGCCGCCGGCCGCAATCCCATGTCCGTCAAGCGCGGCATCGACAAGGCCGTCGAGGCCGTCAACGCCGAGTTGGACAAGATCAGCACCCCCACCCGCGACCGCAAGGAAATCGCCCAGGTGGGCGCCATCTCCGCCAACAACGACGCCACCATCGGCCAGATCCTGTCCGAAGCCATGGACAAGGTCGGCAAACAGGGCGTGATCACGGTTGAAGAAGCCAAGAGCATGGAGACCTCGCTGGACGTGGTCGAGGGCATGCAGTTCGACCGCGGCTACATCTCGCCCTATTTCGTCACCAATCCCGAGAAGATGGCCTGCGAATTCGAGGATCCCTACATCCTCATCAGCGAGAAGAAGATCTCCAACATGAAGGATCTCCTGCCCGTGCTCGAGCAGGTGGTCCGTCAGGCCAAGCCCCTGGTCATCGTGGCCGAGGACGTGGACGGCGAGGCCCTGGCCACCCTGGTGGTCAACAAGCTGCGCGGCACCCTCAAGGTCTGCGCCCTGAAGGCTCCGGGCTTCGGCGACCGCCGCAAGGCCATGCTCCAGGACATCGCCGTGGTCACCGGCGGCAAGGTCGTCTCCGAGGACCTGGGCATCAAGCTCGAGAACATCACCATCGCCGACCTGGGCACCGCCAAGCGCATGGTCGTGGAGAAGGAATCCTCCACCATCGTGGACGGCGCGGGCAAGAAGGACGCCATCCAGGCGCGCATCGCCCAGCTCGAGGCCGAGATCAAGGACACCAGCTCGGATTACGACCGTGAGAAGCTCCAGGAGCGCCTGGCCAAGATGGTCGGCGGCGTGGCCGTGATCAAGGTCGGCGCGGCCACCGAGACCGAGATGAAGGAGAAGAAGGCCCGCGTGGAGGACGCCCTGAACGCCACCCGCGCCGCCGTGGAAGAGGGCATCGTGCCCGGCGGCGGCACGGCCTACGTGCGCTGCGTCCCGGCCTTGGAAAAGCTCAAGTCCGTCGACGACGACGAGGCCGCCGGCGTGGACATCGTGCGCCGCGCCATCGAGGAGCCCCTGCGCCAGATCGCCGGCAACGCCGGATTCGAAGGCTCCGTGGTGGTCGAGAAGGTGCGCTCCGGCAAGGGCGGCTTCGGCTTCAACGCCGCCACCGGCCAGTACGAGGATCTCATCAAGGCGGGCATCATCGATCCCAAGAAGGTCAGCCGCGTGGCCCTGCTGAACGCCGCCTCGGTCGCCTCCCTGCTGCTCACCACGGAATGCGCCGTGGCCGAGAAGCCCAAGGAAGACGACGAAAAGAAAAAGTAG
- a CDS encoding transcriptional regulator, with translation MPLADGKYLKPSKETRVLAILDSLATESDLSQYELGRRLKLSGAMINQYLNTLQSERLVEFLPVNGKSFRYVLTPDGDAMRRRMFSDYSSETIRLYSTVKSFIQNRLRGLKPRGVKRLALFGASETCEVVLSALRESDFIVVALLDNDPAKHGRNFHGHVVAHPQVLESLRCDAVVVTSFGKQDEIYEQLKPLCESRGIDIMRF, from the coding sequence ATGCCGCTCGCTGATGGAAAGTACCTGAAGCCCAGCAAGGAAACCAGGGTTCTGGCGATCCTCGACTCCCTGGCCACGGAGAGCGATCTCTCCCAGTATGAGCTGGGGCGGAGGCTCAAACTCTCCGGCGCGATGATCAACCAGTATCTGAACACCCTCCAGTCCGAACGCCTGGTGGAGTTCCTGCCGGTCAACGGCAAGAGTTTCCGCTACGTGCTCACGCCCGATGGCGACGCCATGCGGCGGCGCATGTTCTCGGACTATTCCTCGGAAACCATCCGCCTGTACTCCACGGTCAAGTCCTTCATTCAGAACCGCCTGCGTGGGCTCAAACCCCGGGGCGTCAAGCGACTGGCCTTGTTCGGCGCCTCGGAGACCTGCGAGGTGGTGCTTTCGGCCCTGCGCGAGAGTGATTTCATCGTCGTGGCGCTGTTGGACAACGACCCCGCCAAGCATGGCCGCAATTTCCACGGCCATGTGGTGGCGCACCCCCAGGTGCTCGAGTCGTTGCGCTGCGACGCCGTGGTCGTCACCTCCTTCGGCAAGCAGGACGAAATCTATGAGCAACTCAAGCCCCTCTGCGAGAGCCGGGGGATCGACATCATGAGATTCTGA
- a CDS encoding ACT domain-containing protein yields MKQLILSLAPGRLAVCRLPEGTPPAEVLSGLGPGFWALVRTPAELSLVCPEESAPSAAAVETGWRALEVMGPLDFGLTGVLASLAAPLAEAGVSIFAVSTFDTDYVLVREPALETALAVLTRAGHRIR; encoded by the coding sequence GTGAAACAGCTCATACTGTCCCTGGCGCCCGGCCGCTTGGCCGTTTGCCGCCTCCCCGAGGGCACGCCCCCGGCCGAAGTCCTTTCCGGGCTCGGGCCGGGCTTCTGGGCTCTGGTCCGCACTCCCGCCGAATTGTCTCTGGTTTGTCCCGAGGAGTCCGCCCCGTCAGCCGCCGCGGTGGAAACCGGCTGGCGCGCCCTGGAGGTGATGGGCCCCCTGGACTTCGGCTTGACCGGGGTGCTGGCCTCCCTGGCCGCGCCCCTGGCCGAGGCCGGAGTGAGCATCTTCGCCGTGTCCACCTTCGATACGGACTACGTCCTGGTCCGCGAGCCCGCGCTGGAGACGGCCTTGGCCGTCCTGACCCGAGCCGGGCACCGCATCAGATAA
- a CDS encoding dissimilatory sulfite reductase D family protein: protein MALELNEAKQKIIDFCNSKSKTKTKFYFNDFTDLFPDEKAREVKKVLTALVNEGEMVFWSSGSTTMYGLKGAGKHAEGED, encoded by the coding sequence ATGGCGCTTGAACTCAATGAGGCGAAACAGAAGATCATTGATTTCTGCAACTCCAAGTCCAAGACCAAGACCAAGTTCTACTTCAACGACTTCACGGATCTGTTCCCGGATGAGAAGGCCCGTGAAGTGAAGAAGGTTCTCACCGCCCTGGTCAACGAGGGCGAAATGGTCTTCTGGTCCAGCGGCAGCACGACGATGTACGGCCTCAAGGGCGCCGGCAAGCACGCCGAGGGCGAGGACTAG
- a CDS encoding co-chaperone GroES produces MSLKPLHDRVLVQRLEGEEKTKGGIIIPDTAKEKPMQAKVVAVGPGKGKAKMTVKAGDMVLIGKYAGNEFKVDGKDLVILREEDILAVIEK; encoded by the coding sequence ATGTCCCTGAAACCGCTTCACGATCGCGTGCTCGTTCAGCGCCTTGAAGGCGAAGAGAAGACCAAGGGCGGCATCATCATCCCCGACACCGCCAAGGAGAAGCCCATGCAGGCCAAGGTCGTGGCCGTCGGCCCCGGAAAGGGCAAGGCCAAGATGACCGTGAAGGCCGGCGACATGGTCCTCATCGGCAAGTACGCTGGCAACGAGTTCAAGGTCGACGGCAAGGATCTGGTCATCCTGCGCGAGGAGGACATCCTCGCCGTGATCGAGAAGTAG
- the dsrB gene encoding dissimilatory-type sulfite reductase subunit beta translates to MAFISSGYNPEKPMENRITDIGPRHFEEFLPPVIKKNKGTWAYHEILEPGVLLHVADSGDKVYTVRCGGARLMTITHIREICDIADKYCGGHLRFTTRNNIEFMVTTEDEAKALKKELNGRKFAGGSYKFPVGGTGAGVTNIVHTQGWVHCHTPATDASGTVKATMDAVFEEFVNMRLPAPVRIAMACCLNMCGAVHCSDIAILGIHRKPPMIDHEHLDNMCEVPLAVAACPTGAIRPTKTEWQGKQVNTVAVKEERCMFCGNCYTMCPSMPLSDKEGDGIAIMVGGKISNRITRPAFSKVVVPFIPNEPPRWPTMTKVIKQILDAYSKGARKYERLGDWANRIGWERFFEVCGLEFSHHLIDDFRDPAYYTWRQTTQFKF, encoded by the coding sequence ATGGCCTTCATCTCTTCCGGATACAATCCTGAAAAACCGATGGAAAACCGGATCACGGACATCGGTCCCCGGCACTTCGAGGAGTTCCTGCCCCCGGTCATCAAAAAGAACAAGGGCACCTGGGCCTACCACGAGATCCTCGAGCCCGGCGTCCTGCTGCACGTGGCCGACTCCGGCGACAAGGTCTACACCGTGCGTTGCGGCGGCGCCCGCCTGATGACCATCACGCACATCCGCGAGATCTGCGACATCGCCGACAAGTACTGCGGCGGCCACCTGCGGTTCACCACCCGCAACAACATCGAGTTCATGGTCACCACCGAGGACGAGGCCAAGGCCCTGAAGAAGGAGCTGAACGGCCGCAAGTTCGCCGGCGGTTCCTACAAGTTCCCGGTCGGCGGCACCGGCGCCGGCGTGACCAACATCGTGCACACCCAGGGCTGGGTCCACTGCCACACCCCGGCCACGGACGCCTCCGGCACGGTCAAGGCCACCATGGACGCCGTGTTCGAAGAGTTCGTCAACATGCGCCTGCCCGCTCCGGTGCGCATCGCCATGGCCTGCTGCCTGAACATGTGCGGCGCCGTGCATTGCTCCGACATCGCCATCCTGGGCATTCACCGCAAGCCCCCGATGATCGACCACGAGCACCTGGACAACATGTGCGAAGTGCCCCTGGCCGTGGCCGCCTGCCCCACCGGCGCCATCCGTCCCACGAAGACGGAGTGGCAGGGCAAGCAGGTGAACACCGTCGCGGTCAAGGAAGAGCGCTGCATGTTCTGCGGCAACTGCTACACCATGTGCCCGTCCATGCCGCTCTCTGACAAGGAAGGCGACGGCATCGCCATCATGGTCGGCGGCAAGATCTCCAACCGCATCACCCGCCCGGCCTTCTCCAAGGTCGTGGTGCCCTTCATCCCGAACGAGCCGCCCCGCTGGCCCACGATGACCAAGGTCATCAAGCAGATCCTGGACGCCTACTCCAAGGGCGCCCGCAAGTACGAGCGCCTGGGCGACTGGGCCAATCGTATCGGCTGGGAGCGCTTCTTCGAGGTGTGCGGGCTGGAGTTCTCGCATCACCTGATCGACGACTTCCGTGATCCGGCCTACTACACTTGGCGCCAGACCACGCAGTTCAAGTTCTAG
- a CDS encoding chemotaxis protein: protein MAATDTGILLETGTNELEIIEFFVDERTPDGPLRHHFGVNVAKVLEVVEAPEGLATSPAAGHPSFLGAIPLRDLILPVVDLAVWLGMERQPNRNEPIIVTEFNNTITGFLVSGVTMIHRVNWTAVEPPSHFMANMRENCITGTLDLEGHFALLLDLELALSELDKTYAVHDPAVIPKAEERFRALVADDSTSVRQLLRQNFETANFEVRVVNDGQEAWEALVEIRGQAVRDGRPVTDYLDVLVSDVEMPRLDGYTLTRRIKEDKELSRLPVVLFSSLISKGLRHKGEAVKADDQVTKPEFATLTERVLAVIRSRR from the coding sequence ATGGCCGCCACGGACACGGGCATTCTCCTGGAAACCGGGACCAACGAACTGGAGATCATCGAGTTCTTCGTGGACGAGCGGACGCCGGATGGGCCCTTGCGGCACCATTTCGGCGTGAACGTGGCCAAGGTCCTGGAGGTGGTCGAGGCCCCCGAGGGATTGGCGACGTCCCCGGCTGCGGGACATCCGAGCTTCCTCGGGGCCATCCCTCTGCGCGACCTCATCCTGCCCGTGGTGGACCTGGCCGTCTGGCTGGGCATGGAGCGGCAGCCGAACCGGAACGAGCCGATCATCGTCACCGAGTTCAACAACACCATCACCGGCTTTCTCGTCTCCGGCGTGACCATGATCCACCGCGTCAACTGGACCGCCGTGGAGCCGCCCAGCCATTTCATGGCCAACATGCGCGAGAACTGCATCACCGGCACCCTGGACCTGGAGGGTCATTTCGCCCTGCTGCTCGACCTGGAGCTGGCCCTGTCCGAACTGGACAAGACCTACGCGGTCCACGATCCGGCCGTCATTCCCAAGGCCGAGGAGCGGTTTCGGGCCCTGGTGGCCGACGACTCCACTTCGGTGCGCCAACTTCTGCGTCAGAACTTCGAGACCGCCAATTTCGAGGTCCGAGTGGTCAACGACGGCCAGGAGGCTTGGGAAGCCCTGGTGGAAATCCGCGGGCAGGCCGTACGTGATGGGCGACCGGTGACGGACTACCTGGACGTGCTCGTCTCCGATGTGGAGATGCCCCGCCTGGACGGCTACACGCTGACCCGGCGCATCAAGGAGGACAAGGAGCTGTCCCGGCTGCCGGTGGTGCTTTTCTCCTCCCTCATCTCCAAGGGCTTGCGGCACAAGGGCGAGGCGGTCAAGGCCGACGACCAGGTGACCAAGCCGGAGTTCGCCACGCTCACGGAACGTGTGCTGGCGGTGATCCGTTCACGGCGCTGA
- a CDS encoding long-chain-fatty-acid--CoA ligase — MKSTAPDNERPWLAKYDPEVPWELPYEYIPLFEYLDRAAENWPKRKAVIFQNFRLTYSKLKKMTETVAANLRAQGVRPGDRVAVMLPNTPQAIITYWGVLRAGAVVVMTNPLYMETEILHQFNDSGARALVILDLLWPKVEKLRDQIPIEKFFVTSIADCLAFPLNLLYKVKARRDGHRPVVPFDGAGVLPWTTLTKGTDTFTFQGVDPRKDMAVLQYTGGTTGVSKGCMLSHANLGANVQQCRALLHTLGDQQETFIGILPYFHIYGLTVCMNLATMLGAAQVPFPRYSPKDVLKAIHKIRPTIFPGAPALYISLLQQKDVAKYDLKSIKFCVSGSAPMPVEYIDQFKKMTGAEILEGFGLTEASPVTHLNPLSGKRKPGSIGMPFPDTDAWIVDMEVGSVTLPPGKMGELVIRGPQVMMGYFNRPDATADVLRNGRLYTGDIATMDEDGYFYIVDRKKDLIISAGYNIYPREIDEVLHSHPKIKEAVAVGIPHGTRGEVVKVFVVLEDGEKMTKSEVIAFCRGKLANYKVPRLVEFRTSLPKTMVGKVLRRALRSEEDQRRKSGGAEEQLEE; from the coding sequence ATGAAGAGCACCGCGCCGGACAACGAACGCCCCTGGCTTGCCAAATACGACCCGGAGGTTCCCTGGGAACTGCCGTACGAATACATCCCCCTCTTCGAGTATCTGGACCGCGCGGCCGAAAATTGGCCGAAACGCAAGGCCGTCATCTTCCAGAATTTCCGCCTGACCTACTCCAAGCTCAAAAAAATGACGGAAACGGTGGCCGCCAATCTGCGGGCCCAGGGAGTGCGGCCCGGCGACCGTGTGGCCGTCATGCTGCCCAACACGCCCCAGGCCATCATCACCTACTGGGGTGTCCTGCGGGCCGGGGCCGTGGTGGTCATGACCAACCCGCTCTACATGGAGACGGAGATCCTGCACCAGTTCAACGACTCCGGCGCCCGGGCCCTGGTCATCCTGGATCTGCTCTGGCCCAAGGTGGAGAAACTCCGCGACCAGATCCCCATCGAGAAATTCTTCGTCACCAGCATCGCCGACTGCCTCGCCTTCCCCCTGAACCTGCTTTACAAGGTCAAGGCCCGCCGGGACGGCCACCGCCCGGTCGTGCCCTTTGACGGCGCCGGCGTGCTGCCTTGGACCACGCTCACAAAGGGCACGGACACCTTCACCTTCCAGGGCGTGGACCCCAGGAAGGACATGGCGGTGCTGCAATACACCGGCGGCACCACCGGCGTGTCCAAGGGCTGCATGCTCTCCCACGCCAACCTCGGGGCCAACGTGCAGCAGTGCCGGGCCCTGCTGCACACCCTGGGCGACCAGCAGGAGACCTTCATCGGCATCCTGCCCTATTTCCACATCTACGGACTCACGGTCTGCATGAATCTGGCGACCATGCTCGGAGCGGCCCAGGTGCCCTTCCCGCGGTACTCGCCCAAGGACGTGCTCAAGGCCATCCACAAAATCCGGCCGACCATCTTCCCCGGAGCCCCGGCCCTGTATATCTCCCTGCTCCAACAAAAAGACGTGGCCAAATACGACCTCAAATCCATCAAGTTCTGCGTCTCCGGCTCGGCTCCCATGCCGGTGGAGTACATCGACCAGTTCAAGAAGATGACCGGAGCCGAGATCCTTGAGGGCTTCGGCTTGACCGAGGCCTCGCCCGTGACCCACCTCAACCCTCTCTCCGGCAAGCGCAAGCCCGGATCCATCGGCATGCCATTCCCGGACACCGACGCCTGGATCGTGGACATGGAGGTGGGCTCCGTGACCCTGCCCCCCGGCAAAATGGGCGAACTGGTCATCCGCGGGCCGCAGGTCATGATGGGGTATTTCAACCGCCCCGACGCCACAGCCGACGTCCTGCGCAATGGCCGGCTCTACACCGGCGACATCGCGACCATGGATGAAGACGGCTACTTCTACATCGTGGACCGAAAAAAAGACCTCATCATCTCGGCCGGGTACAACATCTACCCCCGCGAGATCGACGAGGTGCTGCACTCCCATCCCAAAATCAAGGAAGCCGTGGCCGTTGGCATCCCCCATGGAACACGCGGCGAAGTGGTCAAGGTCTTCGTGGTCCTGGAGGACGGCGAAAAGATGACCAAGAGCGAGGTCATCGCCTTCTGCCGAGGCAAACTGGCCAATTACAAGGTGCCGCGCCTGGTGGAATTCCGCACCTCCCTGCCCAAGACCATGGTCGGCAAGGTGCTGCGCCGGGCCCTGCGCAGCGAGGAGGATCAGCGACGGAAAAGCGGCGGCGCCGAGGAACAGCTCGAAGAATGA
- a CDS encoding C40 family peptidase, whose amino-acid sequence MARFPVRFSPRRDLTRVGFLVLALPLALLLAGCSGLEPMRSLPSAPVCRPTSTEPCPPPEGTARKTSASTAPGSELVLTARTMMGTRYKYGGIAPQSGFDCSGFTRWVFEQHGLDLPRSSVEQFEMGKPVGFESLKPGDLVFFRIRRRNQGLHVGIVTGPGTFIHSPNRGDRVREESFLQPYWVGRYIGARRVLN is encoded by the coding sequence TTGGCGCGTTTTCCGGTCCGTTTTTCCCCCCGCCGCGACCTGACGCGCGTCGGTTTCCTCGTTCTGGCCCTGCCCCTGGCCCTGCTGCTGGCGGGGTGTTCCGGCCTGGAGCCGATGCGTTCCCTGCCCTCCGCGCCGGTCTGCAGGCCCACGAGCACGGAGCCCTGCCCCCCTCCGGAGGGAACGGCCCGGAAGACCTCCGCCTCCACGGCTCCGGGCTCGGAACTGGTGCTCACGGCCCGGACCATGATGGGCACCCGCTATAAATACGGGGGCATCGCCCCGCAATCCGGCTTCGACTGCTCCGGCTTCACCCGCTGGGTCTTCGAACAGCATGGGCTGGACCTGCCCCGCTCCTCGGTGGAACAGTTCGAGATGGGCAAGCCCGTGGGCTTCGAGTCGCTCAAGCCCGGAGACCTCGTCTTCTTCCGCATCCGACGCCGCAACCAGGGCCTGCACGTGGGCATCGTCACCGGCCCCGGCACCTTCATCCACAGCCCCAACCGGGGCGACCGGGTGCGCGAGGAATCCTTCCTCCAGCCATACTGGGTCGGCCGCTACATCGGCGCGCGCCGCGTCCTCAACTGA
- a CDS encoding cobyrinate a,c-diamide synthase, producing MASTPRLILAGLSGGSGKTIVSLGLCRALLQAGHTPRPFKKGPDYIDAAWLGLAARAECSNLDPFLLPAETQLSLFAGKAQGFDLALIEGNRGLFDGKDVAGSCSTAELARLLAAPVVLVMDCTKMTRTAAAVVAGCRNFESGLNLAGVVLNRTAGERHRRILREAIETYTDVPVLGMLPKMAENPIPERHMGLVSDQEHVDREAALDQLGRLAAGWLDLERILGVARRAPELPVSATPLWPETPPSDGPVIGYVQDAALWFYYPENLEALERAGARLVRLSLLDSAPWPEIHGLYLGGGFPETQAEGLSANAAIRDHVRALAEAGLPIYAECGGFMYLCRALEMHGRTYPLAGVFDLTTTLCPKPQGLGYVEALVELDNPFHPAGAVLRGHEFHYSACLATTAADSSAFALRMTRGQGLFQGRDGLVRNNVFAGYTHIHALGERHWAPRFVTAAQDYRRRPR from the coding sequence ATGGCCTCCACTCCGCGACTCATCTTGGCCGGTCTTTCCGGCGGCTCCGGCAAGACCATCGTCAGCCTCGGGCTCTGCCGGGCCCTGCTTCAGGCCGGGCACACCCCGCGCCCGTTCAAGAAAGGGCCGGACTACATCGACGCCGCCTGGCTCGGCCTGGCCGCCCGCGCCGAATGTTCCAACCTGGATCCATTCCTGCTCCCCGCCGAGACCCAGCTTTCCCTGTTCGCGGGCAAGGCCCAGGGGTTCGATCTCGCTCTCATCGAGGGAAACCGGGGGCTGTTCGACGGCAAGGATGTGGCCGGTAGCTGCTCCACCGCCGAATTGGCTCGCCTTCTGGCCGCGCCGGTGGTTCTGGTCATGGACTGCACCAAGATGACCCGCACGGCTGCGGCCGTGGTGGCCGGATGCCGTAACTTCGAGTCCGGGCTGAATCTGGCCGGGGTCGTCCTCAACCGCACGGCGGGGGAGCGGCATCGACGGATTCTGCGCGAGGCCATTGAGACGTACACCGATGTCCCCGTGCTGGGCATGCTGCCCAAGATGGCGGAAAATCCCATTCCGGAGCGGCATATGGGGCTGGTTTCGGACCAGGAACATGTCGACCGTGAAGCCGCGCTGGACCAGTTGGGACGGCTGGCCGCCGGTTGGCTCGATCTGGAACGGATTCTGGGCGTGGCCCGGAGGGCCCCGGAGCTGCCCGTTTCGGCGACCCCGCTTTGGCCCGAAACGCCTCCCTCTGATGGACCGGTCATCGGGTATGTCCAGGACGCCGCGCTCTGGTTCTACTATCCCGAGAACCTGGAGGCGCTTGAGCGCGCCGGAGCCCGCCTCGTCCGGCTGAGTCTGCTGGATTCCGCCCCCTGGCCCGAGATTCACGGCCTGTACCTCGGAGGCGGATTCCCCGAAACCCAGGCCGAAGGACTTTCGGCCAACGCGGCCATCCGCGATCACGTGCGCGCCTTGGCCGAGGCAGGATTGCCGATCTACGCCGAGTGCGGCGGCTTCATGTACCTCTGCCGTGCCCTGGAGATGCACGGCCGGACCTATCCCCTGGCCGGAGTCTTCGACCTGACCACCACCCTCTGCCCCAAGCCGCAGGGCCTGGGCTACGTGGAAGCCCTGGTGGAGCTGGACAATCCCTTCCATCCCGCGGGCGCCGTCCTGCGCGGCCACGAGTTTCATTACTCGGCCTGTCTCGCCACGACAGCCGCCGATTCCTCGGCCTTCGCCCTGCGCATGACGCGCGGACAGGGCCTGTTCCAGGGCCGGGATGGCCTCGTTCGGAACAACGTCTTCGCCGGTTACACGCACATCCATGCCTTGGGTGAACGTCATTGGGCCCCACGCTTCGTGACTGCGGCCCAGGACTATCGCCGTCGTCCGCGCTGA
- a CDS encoding N-acetylneuraminate synthase family protein, giving the protein MNKHQRSVTLRSGVKIGPGHPCFIVAEVGNNHQGEFELAKRMIEEAAKAGVQAVKFQKRDVEALLTRAGREAAYSGRNSFGATYGEHREALELSLEQMADLKVYTESLGLVFFASCWDEPSLCGILDLDVELLKICSADLVNVPLLRRSAEAGVPIILSTGMSAFEDIDIAMAELRRSHDEIVLLHCNSTYPCPEECIGLPVMDSLRERYGVPVGYSGHERGIAPSVAAAALGACVVERHFTLDKTMKGTDHQASLEPAELAQMVAMIREVEKALIIKGKKVFPEEQGAAKKLRKSIVFSRDLPAGHVLCESDLTTRSPWVGISPVHWDEVLGATLKRPVKHEEPLQWDILSLIPAVGSNVATS; this is encoded by the coding sequence ATGAACAAGCACCAGCGGTCCGTCACCCTGCGTTCCGGTGTGAAGATCGGCCCCGGCCACCCCTGCTTCATCGTGGCCGAGGTCGGCAACAATCACCAGGGCGAGTTCGAACTCGCCAAGCGCATGATCGAGGAGGCCGCCAAGGCCGGAGTGCAGGCCGTCAAGTTCCAGAAGAGGGACGTGGAGGCTCTGCTCACCCGCGCCGGACGCGAGGCCGCCTATTCGGGCCGCAACAGCTTCGGGGCGACCTACGGCGAACATCGTGAAGCCCTGGAGCTCTCCTTGGAGCAGATGGCCGACCTGAAGGTCTACACCGAATCCCTGGGACTGGTCTTTTTCGCCTCCTGCTGGGACGAGCCCAGCCTGTGCGGTATCCTGGACCTGGACGTCGAGCTCTTGAAGATCTGTTCCGCGGATCTGGTCAACGTGCCGCTTCTGCGCCGTTCCGCCGAGGCCGGAGTGCCCATCATTCTCTCCACGGGCATGAGCGCCTTTGAGGACATCGACATCGCCATGGCCGAACTGCGCCGCTCCCACGACGAAATCGTCCTGCTGCACTGCAACAGCACCTATCCCTGCCCCGAGGAGTGCATCGGCCTGCCGGTCATGGACAGCCTGCGTGAGCGCTACGGCGTACCCGTCGGCTACTCCGGCCACGAACGCGGCATCGCACCCAGCGTGGCGGCCGCGGCTCTGGGCGCCTGCGTGGTGGAGCGCCACTTCACCCTGGACAAGACCATGAAGGGCACCGACCATCAGGCCTCCCTGGAACCCGCCGAGCTGGCCCAGATGGTCGCCATGATCCGCGAAGTGGAAAAGGCCTTGATCATCAAGGGCAAGAAGGTCTTCCCCGAGGAGCAGGGCGCGGCCAAGAAGCTGCGCAAGAGCATTGTTTTCTCGCGCGACCTGCCCGCTGGGCATGTGCTCTGCGAGTCCGACCTGACGACCCGCAGCCCCTGGGTGGGCATCTCCCCGGTGCATTGGGACGAGGTCCTGGGTGCGACCCTGAAGCGGCCGGTCAAGCACGAAGAGCCCCTGCAGTGGGACATCCTCTCCCTGATTCCGGCCGTGGGCAGCAACGTGGCCACGTCCTGA